One window of the Strix uralensis isolate ZFMK-TIS-50842 chromosome 3, bStrUra1, whole genome shotgun sequence genome contains the following:
- the LTV1 gene encoding protein LTV1 homolog — translation MPHKKKKPFIDKKKAVTFHLVHRSQRDPLAADDTAPQRVLLPTQKGHEEQRREEQRKYGVFFDDDYDYLQHLKEASGPSELVPSVRGQQSRIVVTSEGHIEDEIQRVSAPSIKLPSSVFATEFEEDVGLLNKAAPVSGPRLDFDPDIVAALDDDFDFDNPENILEDDFVLQANEPQKGRSDAEDEDEWEDVEDDSDENDSCSNDKDYDSEGPLSDDGVNGQTKEFLFMQEETRSRFTDYSMTSSVMRRNEQLTLLDDRFEKFFEQFDEDEIGALDNVELEGYINTDNARLQEVLNDYYKEKAKNCVKLDALEPCEDIDSPVNEQSEEEKEEIVAVVIEEPKEKWDCESILSTYSNLYNHPTLIKEPSKPKPIKISQKTGIPLHILPQRALTAKQIERMQMINGSDLPRASTQPRSKDESKEDRKARKQAIKEERKERRMEKKANKLVFKLEKTRQEKELLNLKQNVQGLKLS, via the exons atg CctcacaagaaaaagaaacccttCATAGACAAGAAGAAAGCGGTAACATTTCACTTGGTGCACAGAAGTCAGAGGGATCCACTTGCTGCTGATGATACTGCACCCCAGAGAGTTCTGCTGCCTACACAGAAA GGGCATGAGGAGCAAAGGAGAGAAGAGCAGCGGAAGTATGGAGTCTTCTTTGATGATGACTATGACTATTTGCAGCATCTAAAAGAAGCCTCTGGTCCCTCTGAGCTTGTCCCTTCTGTGCGTGGACAGCAAAGCAGAATTGTTGTCACAAGTGAGGGGCACATAGAAGATGAAATTCAGCGAGTTTCA GCTCCATCTATTAAGTTGCCTTCCTCAGTATTTGCCACAGAGTTTGAAGAGGACGTGGGCTTGTTAAATAAAGCTGCTCCTGTTTCAG gaCCACGACTAGATTTTGACCCTGACATTGTTGCAGCTCTTGATGATGATTTTGACTTTGACAATCCAGAAAATATCCTGGAAGACGATTTTGTTCTACAAGCAAATGAACCACAGAAAGG GAGATCAGAtgctgaagatgaagatgaatgGGAAGATGTGGAGGATGATAGTGATGAAAATGATAGTTGCAGTAATGATAAAGACTATGATTCAGAAGGTCCTTTGTCAGATGATGGGGTTAATGGACAGACAAAAGAATTTCTTTTTATGCAAGAAGAAACCAGGAGTCGTTTCACAGACTATTCTATGACCTCTTCAGTAATGAGAAGGAATGAGCAGTTAACGCTGTTGGATGACAGATTTGAGAAG ttttttgaaCAATTTGATGAAGATGAAATTGGAGCCTTGGATAATGTGGAGCTGGAAGGGTATATTAACACAGACAATGCTCGGTTGCAGGAAGTCCTGAACGATTactacaaagaaaaagcaaagaa TTGTGTGAAACTGGATGCTCTTGAACCCTGTGAAGATATAGACTCTCCTGTGAATGAacaaagtgaagaagaaaaggaagaaatagtaGCTGTAGTTATTGAGGAACCAAAAGAAAAGTGGGATTGCGAATCCATTTTGA GTACATATTCAAACTTATATAATCACCCAACACTTATTAAGGAGCCATCAAAG CCCAAACCAATAAAAATTTCCCAGAAGACTGGAATTCCTCTACATATTTTGCCTCAGAGAGCTCTTACTGCTAAGCAGATAGAACGCATGCAAATGATAAATGGCAGTGACCTGCCAAGAGCATCAACACAGCCCCGTTCCAAAGACGAGAGCAAAGAGGATCGCAAAGCTAGAAAACAGGCAATAAAAGAGGAGCGAAAG GAACGCAGAATGGAGAAGAAAGCCAACAAGCTAGTCTTTAAATTGGAGAAAACGAGACAAGAAAAAGAGTTGCtcaatctgaaacaaaatgttcaaGGACTGAAGCTGTCTTGA